Genomic segment of Candidatus Methylomirabilota bacterium:
GATCTGGCCGTCACGCTCTTGCCGCAGCCGCTCTCGCCGACGATGCCCAAGGTCCCCCCTGGGTACAGGTCGAAGCTGACGCCATCCACCGCCTTGACCGTACCCTCATCCTGAGGGAAGTAAGTCTTCAGATTCCGAACGGACAGCAGCGTATCCCGCGGCACGGCCGTCGAGGCTCCCTCTGGTGAGCTATCGACCGTAGGGATCGGCGGCATCTCGCAGCCCGTCGCCGAGAAAGTTGAAGGCCATGACCACGACGATCACGGGCACCGCCGGGAGCATCAGCCACGGAGAAATGGCCACCGTCTGGACATTCTGGGCCTGCTGCAGCAACACCCCCCAGCTGATGGCGGGCGGGCGGAGGCCCAGGC
This window contains:
- a CDS encoding ATP-binding cassette domain-containing protein; its protein translation is MPPIPTVDSSPEGASTAVPRDTLLSVRNLKTYFPQDEGTVKAVDGVSFDLYPGGTLGIVGESGCGKSVTARS